From Xiphophorus couchianus chromosome 4, X_couchianus-1.0, whole genome shotgun sequence, a single genomic window includes:
- the irf8 gene encoding interferon regulatory factor 8, whose product MSNSGGRRLKQWLIEQIQSAQYSGLQWEDESRTMFRIPWKHAGKQDYNQEVDASIFKAWAVFKGKFKEGDKAEPATWKTRLRCALNKSPDFEEVTERSQLDISEPYKVYRIVPEEEQKHGKIPVMTMTGTASSGDHTDMACSPTEIEELIKEEDSCSIQASPEYWPQSSMNAFSLHQDPMPSGNVNSGFSQLMISFYYGGKLMYNTLVTHPEGCRISPQQHLGRGAPYSSDSMQNIHFPPAELIEYERQRYFTRKLLGHLERGVLVRANQEGIFIKRLCQSRVFCSGLGDGSSQYGSMPWKLERDSVVKIFDTGRFFQALQLYQEGQIAAPDPSVTLCFGEELNDVSNAKSKLIVLQITMVNCQHMLESLNLRRSQPYTSSPNVEMSDDVATEQMARIYQDLCSYSVPQRPACYRDNMPITA is encoded by the exons ATGTCAAACTCGGGTGGTCGCAGACTGAAGCAGTGGCTGATAGAGCAGATCCAAAGTGCGCAGTACTCTGGGCTGCAGTGGGAGGATGAAAGCCGCACCATGTTCAGAATTCCGTGGAAACACGCAGGAAAGCAGGATTACAACCAAGAAGTTGACGCATCTATTTTCAAG GCCTGGGCTGTCTTTAAAGGCAAGTTTAAGGAGGGGGATAAGGCTGAGCCTGCAACATGGAAGACCAGACTCCGCTGTGCCCTCAACAAAAGCCCTGACTTTGAGGAAGTAACAGAGAGGTCACAGCTGGACATTTCCGAGCCATACAAGGTGTACCGCATCGTACCCGAAGAGGAGCAGAAAC ATGGTAAAATACCAGTGATGACCATGACAGGTACCGCCAGCTCTGGTGACCACACAGACATGGCCTGCAGCCCTACAGAAATAGAGGAGCTCATTAAGGAG GAGGACAGCTGCAGCATCCAGGCCAGCCCAGAGTATTGGCCCCAGAGCAGCatgaatg CTTTCTCTCTGCATCAGGACCCGATGCCATCAGGCAACGTCAATTCAG GTTTCTCCCAGTTGATGATCTCTTTCTACTATGGAGGGAAGCTGATGTACAACACACTGGTTACTCATCCAGAAGGCTGCCGGATTTCCCCCCAACAGCACCTGGGTCGTGGCGCCCCCTACAGTTCAGACAGCATGCAGAACATTCACTTCCCCCCAGCAGAGCTTATAGAGTACGAGCGGCAGCGCTACTTCACCCGCAAGCTGCTGGGTCACCTGGAGAGAGGCGTGCTGGTGCGTGCAAACCAAGAGGGCATCTTCATTAAAAGACTGTGCCAGAGTCGAGTCTTCTGTAGCGGGCTGGGGGATGGCAGCTCCCAGTATGGCTCCATGCCCTGGAAACTGGAGAGGGATTCTGTAGTCAAGATTTTTGACACAGGAAGGTTTTTTCAAG CTCTACAGCTCTATCAGGAAGGTCAGATTGCTGCTCCGGATCCCTCGGTGACGCTGTGTTTTGGAGAAGAACTGAATGATGTTAGCAATGCCAAGAGCAAATTGATCGTTCTACAG ATCACCATGGTGAACTGCCAACACATGCTGGAGTCCCTGAACCTGCGTCGCTCGCAGCCTTACACCAGCAGCCCAAATGTGGAGATGAGCGATGATGTGGCCACCGAGCAGATGGCCAGAATCTACCAGGACTTGTGCAGCTACAGTGTTCCCCAGAGGCCGGCCTGCTACAGGGACAACATGCCCATCACTGCCTGA